In Sodalis ligni, a single genomic region encodes these proteins:
- a CDS encoding FAD-dependent oxidoreductase has translation MNPSDVTPPLTTDCCIVGGGPAGLMLGYLLARAGVNVMVLEKHADFLRDFRGDTIHPSTLDILDNLGLLEEFLQLPHQQVVKLKGEFLGESVTLADFSRLPTRCKFMAFMPQWDFLNFLAQRAEKLPGFTLLRSTCADELWREDGLICGVMAQGPGGETLPIRAGLVVGTDGRQSMVRQAALLPRREFGSPRDVVWIRVPKESGDAEWDSGHGGPKKNFIMLDRGEYWQCGYSIAKGSFESLRQEGLEPFLQRVAAVSPFDLHRLSQATGHWSQLKLLEIRIDRLERWAAPGVLCIGDAAHAMSPIGGVGVNLAIQDAVAAANILTAPLLKGNVSLRQLKRVQRRRSLPTRLTQRLQLMMTAGADKPRQPPRTPSIMERWLRRRSWLPHIAGRIIGLGFRRELPRLAGR, from the coding sequence ATGAACCCATCGGACGTTACCCCGCCGCTCACCACAGATTGCTGTATCGTCGGCGGCGGTCCGGCCGGGTTAATGCTGGGCTATTTACTGGCCAGGGCCGGCGTCAACGTTATGGTGTTGGAAAAACACGCCGATTTCCTGCGGGATTTCCGCGGTGACACCATCCATCCTTCAACCCTGGATATACTGGATAACCTCGGTCTGCTGGAAGAGTTTCTTCAACTGCCCCATCAGCAGGTGGTGAAGTTGAAGGGTGAATTCCTCGGCGAGTCCGTCACGCTGGCGGACTTTTCCCGCCTGCCCACCCGCTGCAAATTCATGGCGTTTATGCCGCAGTGGGATTTTCTGAACTTTCTGGCGCAGCGGGCGGAAAAACTGCCGGGATTTACCCTGCTGCGATCCACCTGCGCCGATGAATTGTGGCGGGAGGACGGGCTTATATGCGGCGTCATGGCCCAAGGTCCCGGTGGTGAAACGCTGCCTATCCGCGCCGGCTTGGTGGTGGGTACCGATGGCCGGCAGTCCATGGTCCGGCAGGCCGCCCTCCTGCCGCGTCGAGAATTCGGCTCCCCCCGTGACGTGGTCTGGATTCGGGTGCCGAAGGAATCCGGCGATGCAGAGTGGGACAGCGGCCACGGCGGGCCGAAAAAGAATTTTATCATGCTCGACCGGGGGGAGTACTGGCAGTGCGGTTACAGCATCGCCAAAGGCAGCTTCGAGAGCCTGCGACAGGAAGGACTGGAACCTTTTCTGCAACGGGTCGCGGCGGTTTCCCCTTTTGATCTTCATCGCCTGTCGCAGGCGACAGGGCATTGGTCCCAATTAAAACTGCTGGAAATCCGTATCGACCGGCTGGAGCGCTGGGCGGCGCCGGGGGTATTATGCATCGGCGACGCCGCCCACGCCATGTCGCCCATCGGCGGAGTCGGCGTCAACCTGGCCATACAGGACGCGGTGGCGGCGGCAAATATTCTCACCGCGCCGCTCCTGAAAGGAAATGTCAGCCTGCGGCAGCTCAAGCGGGTGCAGCGGCGCCGGTCTCTGCCCACCCGGCTTACGCAGAGGCTGCAGCTGATGATGACCGCCGGCGCCGATAAACCGCGGCAGCCGCCCCGAACGCCCTCGATTATGGAGCGGTGGCTGCGCCGTCGGTCCTGGCTGCCGCATATCGCCGGCCGCATCATCGGCCTGGGATTTCGCCGCGAGCTGCCCAGACTAGCCGGGCGCTAA
- a CDS encoding toxin glutamine deamidase domain-containing protein, which yields MGNNITTLYAFKKPSNRDNDNFRPVNNPVKKLLMVHNSTNTAGLPQSNSCPHITASHSTSSDDDQAFNKTKGADAHTRFSAITGNACLVRKISPADPFGINDQRSNIPGDTARFPEDDENFTLIDFDIVSNQADRFPEDNNNSAGPSGLIALADTLAPPRYGACDYADKLGEYISRTLIAKVNQQGKAPLLLRPLAAIASWFGYHGFGQSNCLSCAASVADTLKQGKMYQAFPTQRGGRPSEFATLQNAVNITRLDSVEQLASHLTVSGDLNIVLTIKRPPSLWRRIFHWVDGHACNIIKTGDTLYLVDAQKKKYTLCNISRDDELSNERADVLRAKLAADIRPELTRFVGAVDLADGSLQLYNVGWEKPDPNS from the coding sequence ATGGGAAATAATATAACCACACTTTACGCTTTTAAAAAACCTTCAAACCGGGATAACGATAATTTTAGGCCGGTAAATAACCCTGTTAAAAAGCTGCTGATGGTGCATAATTCAACGAATACTGCTGGCTTGCCGCAAAGTAATTCCTGCCCTCACATCACAGCCAGTCATTCCACCTCTTCTGATGATGACCAGGCATTTAATAAGACCAAGGGCGCCGATGCCCACACCCGCTTTTCGGCTATAACCGGTAACGCCTGTCTTGTCCGAAAAATTTCCCCGGCAGACCCCTTCGGTATTAATGACCAAAGGTCCAATATTCCTGGTGATACAGCGCGTTTCCCTGAAGATGACGAAAATTTCACATTAATTGATTTTGATATTGTTTCAAACCAGGCAGATCGTTTTCCTGAAGATAACAATAACTCAGCCGGCCCCTCCGGGCTCATAGCCTTGGCCGACACCCTTGCCCCGCCCCGCTATGGTGCTTGCGATTATGCTGACAAACTGGGCGAGTATATCTCCCGGACGCTGATAGCCAAAGTCAACCAGCAGGGCAAAGCGCCCCTGTTGCTACGGCCGCTGGCCGCCATCGCCTCCTGGTTTGGTTATCACGGCTTCGGACAATCCAATTGCCTGTCATGCGCCGCTTCTGTCGCGGACACCCTAAAGCAAGGAAAAATGTATCAAGCCTTCCCTACCCAGCGCGGCGGCCGCCCCAGTGAATTTGCCACATTGCAAAACGCCGTCAATATCACGCGGTTGGACTCGGTGGAGCAGTTGGCGTCCCACTTGACAGTCTCCGGCGATCTTAACATCGTGCTGACTATCAAACGTCCTCCATCTCTCTGGCGCAGGATATTCCATTGGGTTGACGGACATGCCTGCAACATCATCAAAACCGGCGATACTCTATATTTAGTGGATGCGCAGAAAAAAAAATACACTCTGTGCAATATAAGCAGAGATGATGAGCTGTCAAACGAACGGGCGGATGTGTTGAGAGCCAAGCTGGCGGCGGATATTAGGCCTGAACTTACCCGCTTTGTCGGCGCCGTGGATTTGGCGGACGGTTCCCTGCAGCTTTACAATGTCGGCTGGGAAAAACCCGACCCGAACTCATGA
- a CDS encoding toxin glutamine deamidase domain-containing protein: protein MGPVAKNLQRVDKTDNNYIPQQNARYSYGEGGTVPGIADKKFSIKGIKSDFVLPGKSTEYTETNQLIKDENYRPSGIKIDTEGLPVPDHRDKNYSKRLEFYILNTLIPKVNQHGEAPFWLRPLAAVAAWLGYHGVGQTNCLSCAASVADTLKEGVLHQAFSTLSDISPSKFSTLQNPLKTHEELIDSIEDLASYLNNSPVNLNIVLTIKRPSSFWRRLFSAVDGHACNIIRTGSDLHLVDAQKRRYKLVNMTSANRLSVDLITVLQEFIGAVSPEKRSLVPYNVGWMIKKGK from the coding sequence ATGGGCCCGGTAGCGAAAAACCTGCAAAGAGTCGACAAAACTGACAATAACTATATCCCGCAACAGAACGCACGCTATTCATACGGCGAGGGGGGCACCGTGCCAGGCATAGCCGATAAAAAATTCAGCATTAAAGGAATCAAATCCGATTTTGTTTTACCCGGCAAGTCAACAGAATATACCGAAACCAATCAGCTTATTAAAGATGAAAATTACCGGCCCTCGGGGATTAAAATAGACACGGAAGGGCTGCCGGTGCCGGACCATCGCGACAAAAATTATTCCAAGCGCTTGGAGTTTTACATTCTCAACACGCTCATACCCAAGGTCAACCAGCATGGTGAAGCCCCCTTTTGGCTGCGACCGCTGGCCGCCGTTGCGGCATGGCTTGGTTATCACGGCGTCGGTCAAACCAATTGCCTGTCCTGCGCCGCGTCGGTAGCGGATACTCTTAAGGAAGGGGTTTTGCATCAAGCCTTTTCGACGTTAAGCGACATCAGTCCCTCTAAGTTCAGCACCTTACAAAACCCGCTAAAAACCCATGAAGAATTGATTGACTCCATTGAAGATTTGGCCTCTTACTTGAATAATAGCCCCGTCAATCTTAATATCGTGCTGACCATCAAACGGCCCTCATCTTTCTGGCGGCGCCTGTTCAGCGCGGTGGACGGTCACGCCTGTAATATCATTAGAACGGGCAGTGATCTGCATTTGGTGGATGCGCAGAAACGGCGTTATAAGCTGGTAAACATGACATCCGCCAACCGTTTATCCGTGGACTTGATAACCGTATTGCAAGAATTTATCGGCGCGGTTTCCCCGGAGAAACGCAGCCTGGTGCCTTATAATGTCGGCTGGATGATAAAAAAAGGCAAATAG
- the argG gene encoding argininosuccinate synthase, whose protein sequence is METILRHLPVNQRVGIAFSGGLDTSAALLWMRKKGAVPYAYTANLGQPDEDDYDAIPRKALAYGAEKARLIDCRAQLVAEGIAALQCGAFHNSTAGVTYFNTTPLGRAVTGTMLVAAMKEDGVNIWGDGSTYKGNDIERFYRYGLLTNAELKIYKPWLDTDFIDELGGRQEMSEFMAQAGFDYKMSAEKAYSTDSNILGATHEAKELEFLNSSVKIVNPIMGVKFWDDAVRVPAEEVTLRFERGLPVSINGASFASQVELMLEANRVGGRHGLGMSDQIENRIIEAKSRGIYEAPGMALLHIAYERLVTGIHNEDTIAQYHANGRQLGRLLYQGRWFDPQALMLRDSSQRWIASEITGEVTLELRRGNDYSILNTVSDNLTYMPQRLTMEKGDSVFSPEDRIGQLTMRNLDIADTREKLINYMSTGLLSAADDSGLPRLDDKNGK, encoded by the coding sequence ATGGAAACGATTCTCAGGCACCTCCCCGTCAACCAACGCGTAGGTATTGCCTTCTCCGGCGGTCTCGATACCAGCGCCGCGCTGCTCTGGATGCGTAAAAAAGGGGCGGTGCCTTATGCCTATACCGCCAATCTAGGGCAACCGGATGAAGATGACTACGACGCCATACCGCGCAAGGCGCTGGCGTATGGCGCGGAAAAGGCCAGGCTTATCGATTGCCGCGCGCAGCTGGTGGCGGAGGGTATCGCCGCCCTGCAGTGCGGCGCTTTCCACAACTCCACCGCCGGGGTGACCTATTTCAATACCACGCCGCTGGGCCGCGCCGTGACCGGCACCATGCTGGTGGCCGCCATGAAGGAAGACGGCGTCAACATCTGGGGCGACGGCAGCACCTATAAAGGTAATGATATCGAGCGTTTTTACCGCTACGGCCTGCTCACCAATGCCGAGCTGAAAATCTACAAACCCTGGCTCGACACCGATTTTATCGATGAACTGGGCGGACGGCAGGAAATGTCGGAATTCATGGCCCAGGCCGGTTTTGATTATAAAATGTCGGCGGAAAAAGCCTACTCCACCGATTCCAATATCCTGGGCGCTACCCACGAAGCGAAGGAGCTCGAGTTCCTGAACTCCAGCGTTAAAATCGTCAACCCGATCATGGGCGTGAAATTTTGGGATGACGCGGTACGGGTGCCCGCCGAGGAAGTAACGCTGCGTTTCGAACGCGGCCTGCCGGTGTCCATCAACGGCGCCAGCTTCGCAAGCCAGGTGGAACTGATGCTGGAAGCGAACCGGGTCGGCGGACGCCACGGGCTGGGCATGAGCGATCAGATTGAAAACCGCATTATCGAAGCCAAAAGCCGTGGCATCTATGAAGCCCCGGGCATGGCATTGCTGCATATCGCTTATGAACGCCTGGTCACCGGCATCCACAACGAAGATACCATTGCGCAGTACCACGCCAACGGCCGCCAGCTGGGCCGTCTGTTATATCAAGGCCGCTGGTTCGATCCCCAGGCCCTGATGCTGCGCGACTCTTCGCAGCGCTGGATTGCCAGTGAAATCACCGGTGAAGTGACGCTGGAGCTGCGCCGCGGCAACGATTATTCCATTCTCAATACCGTATCGGACAATTTGACCTACATGCCGCAACGCCTGACCATGGAAAAAGGGGATTCGGTATTCTCGCCGGAAGACCGCATCGGCCAGCTGACCATGCGTAATCTGGATATCGCCGATACGCGGGAAAAACTCATCAACTACATGAGCACCGGCCTGCTTTCAGCCGCCGACGACTCCGGCCTGCCCCGGCTGGACGATAAAAACGGCAAATAG
- a CDS encoding sensor histidine kinase: protein MRAAAPEKQARLYITGILLMLFLLLPPAFGAVQLRPHEIVRFDQAEFIVGDMPQPPAQPGALVSLPDNWRMRAPRFSGIAWYRLPFNLAEMPKWPLGLYLPHLSVAGEIWLNGSLLNPGVRFGAPGGKQVEAMSDRPVFIVLPAGLFRPGDNILAVRLLGDSSVRSGLSAITIGPAMHLHRIYFQRYLLQVVTPYVLLILVAGSLCFLLAYTWQQRRIFIIQFALILSVASLLSYILDVRISLGAQQALRTIITTFMYWALCVAGYRLADIRLRGFLPLLHSLTVATLAVILVILLLGKATDRIWLVTWPHVLIRLVPIGLLIYRGWQTRELKFIALGLTALFWNATVAQSYFIIMDWLPWDSFRLSIAGALPFCLVMIFYFAERFIASREGSRREQRAAIIAERMRILQDMHDGMGAQLITALRLARREDTDREELARHIEESLQDLRLIIDSLDMTEHDLLPLLGNLRFRLEPRLQALGIRLAWDVSPIPPLAYLTPESALSVLRIVQEAVNNALQHAQPTLITISVQPREGAVVIRVADNGHGVIPGERRPGSRGLNGMQTRADKLGVRLLIQGGPRGTEVILSLPFSAQGPAAAKMRIRIP, encoded by the coding sequence ATGAGGGCCGCCGCACCGGAAAAACAGGCGCGCCTTTATATCACCGGCATTCTGCTTATGCTGTTCCTCCTATTGCCGCCGGCATTCGGCGCGGTGCAGCTGCGGCCCCATGAAATCGTCCGGTTTGATCAGGCCGAATTTATCGTCGGCGATATGCCGCAGCCGCCCGCGCAGCCGGGAGCCCTGGTCTCGTTGCCGGATAACTGGCGCATGCGCGCCCCGCGCTTCAGCGGCATCGCCTGGTATCGTCTGCCTTTTAATCTGGCCGAGATGCCGAAATGGCCTTTGGGCCTCTATCTGCCGCATCTTTCCGTCGCCGGGGAAATCTGGCTCAACGGTTCGCTGCTTAATCCCGGCGTACGTTTTGGCGCCCCAGGAGGGAAACAGGTGGAGGCGATGAGCGACCGGCCCGTTTTTATCGTACTGCCCGCCGGTTTATTCCGGCCCGGCGATAACATTTTGGCCGTCAGGCTGCTGGGGGACAGCTCGGTGCGCAGCGGGCTGTCCGCCATCACCATAGGCCCCGCCATGCACCTGCATCGCATTTATTTCCAACGCTACCTGCTCCAGGTGGTTACCCCCTATGTGCTGCTCATCCTGGTTGCCGGCTCCCTCTGTTTTTTGCTGGCTTATACCTGGCAGCAGCGGCGCATTTTCATCATCCAGTTTGCCCTGATACTGTCAGTGGCCAGCCTGCTGAGCTATATACTGGACGTTAGGATCTCCCTAGGGGCGCAGCAAGCCCTGCGGACGATAATCACCACCTTCATGTATTGGGCTTTATGCGTGGCGGGCTACCGGCTGGCCGACATCCGGCTGCGCGGTTTTCTCCCTTTGCTGCATAGCCTGACGGTCGCCACCCTGGCGGTTATCCTGGTCATTCTGCTGCTCGGCAAAGCAACGGACCGGATTTGGCTGGTGACCTGGCCTCATGTGCTGATTCGCCTGGTGCCCATCGGCCTGCTTATCTATCGCGGCTGGCAAACCCGCGAGCTTAAGTTCATCGCCCTGGGGCTGACGGCGCTGTTCTGGAACGCCACCGTCGCGCAATCCTATTTTATCATCATGGATTGGTTGCCCTGGGACAGCTTCCGTTTAAGTATCGCCGGCGCGCTGCCGTTCTGTCTGGTCATGATCTTTTATTTCGCCGAACGCTTCATCGCCAGCCGCGAGGGGAGCCGCCGCGAGCAGCGAGCGGCGATTATCGCCGAGCGCATGCGCATCCTGCAGGACATGCACGACGGCATGGGCGCGCAATTAATCACCGCGCTGCGCCTGGCGCGGCGGGAAGACACCGACCGCGAGGAACTGGCCCGCCATATTGAAGAATCCCTGCAGGATCTGAGATTGATTATCGACTCGCTGGATATGACCGAACACGACCTGCTGCCGCTGCTGGGTAACTTGCGCTTTCGTCTGGAACCGCGCCTGCAGGCGCTGGGCATTCGCCTGGCGTGGGATGTCTCACCCATACCGCCCCTCGCCTACCTGACGCCGGAATCCGCATTGTCCGTACTGCGCATCGTACAAGAAGCGGTAAATAACGCCTTACAGCATGCCCAGCCGACCCTGATTACCATTTCCGTGCAGCCCCGCGAAGGCGCCGTCGTCATCCGCGTGGCGGACAACGGCCACGGCGTCATACCGGGCGAGCGGCGGCCGGGATCCCGTGGTCTTAACGGCATGCAGACGCGAGCCGACAAGCTCGGAGTCCGGCTGTTGATCCAGGGCGGTCCGCGGGGCACCGAGGTAATATTATCCCTGCCTTTTTCAGCACAAGGGCCTGCAGCCGCAAAAATGAGAATACGAATACCTTGA
- a CDS encoding response regulator, producing MKTSSIQVLLVEDDESMRLEFESMVTTHPKLSLAGSVATLAEAKVLLHHTVPDVAIIDLGLHDGDGIELIKTLQQQTFPTAVLVATVFGDEAHVIRAIEAGARGYLLKDTSIVDFARAVELVHAGGAPLSPQIARHLLKRFEPAEKSAVQAGPDSLTLREMDILKHISQGFTVAESARMLSLSSHTVATHIKNIYSKLAVHNRVEAIIQARNKGLI from the coding sequence ATGAAAACATCCAGCATTCAGGTTTTACTGGTTGAAGACGATGAATCTATGCGTTTGGAATTCGAGTCGATGGTGACAACCCATCCCAAGCTCAGTTTGGCCGGCAGTGTGGCCACACTGGCCGAAGCCAAAGTGTTGTTACACCACACCGTCCCCGATGTCGCTATTATTGACCTCGGACTGCACGACGGGGACGGTATCGAATTGATCAAAACCCTGCAGCAGCAGACCTTCCCCACCGCGGTGCTGGTAGCCACCGTTTTCGGCGATGAGGCCCATGTGATACGGGCCATCGAGGCCGGCGCACGGGGCTATCTCCTCAAGGACACGTCCATCGTGGATTTTGCCCGTGCGGTGGAATTGGTGCACGCCGGCGGCGCGCCCCTGTCGCCGCAGATTGCCCGCCATCTGCTTAAACGCTTCGAGCCCGCCGAAAAATCCGCCGTCCAGGCGGGACCGGATAGCCTTACCCTGCGGGAAATGGATATTCTCAAGCATATTTCCCAGGGATTTACCGTGGCGGAATCAGCGCGCATGCTGAGTCTGTCCAGCCATACCGTGGCGACCCATATCAAGAATATCTACAGCAAATTAGCCGTCCACAACCGGGTAGAAGCCATCATCCAGGCCAGGAACAAAGGCTTGATATAA
- a CDS encoding MFS transporter has protein sequence MISDHHVAPRRPHPPLVGVTLGLLLVFVAANATVPLYILWQRQMGFPTSGISYIFICYNLGVLLSLLIAGRLSDIHGRRAVLVPALFVAIAACVCFAFAQNMLWLAAGRLLIGFASGAFASAGTAAVIEAGVRRGYRFAPLVASFTTVMAFGVGPLLSGAFAQFAPLPTSLIFLLLIPCLAAVSFSVLRIPPPAPVAGTRKQSWFQLPRLPEHNRGIILLAIMIFSGPFALSALFISLGPSLLASLLHNDSRLLAGACAFVVFGAGAMAQLTLRRWRLFTTLLVSQLLGLLAVALVVSAEYQASIGLLLAAALSAGFAQSLSQFAGITLIKQYAPPDELAGVTGTFFFGGYITAGITVGVMGFAANTWGLQIGSELFVALCMLVMFAALAGTLKVMGKSLPA, from the coding sequence ATGATATCTGACCATCACGTCGCCCCCCGCCGGCCGCATCCCCCGCTGGTAGGGGTAACACTGGGCCTGTTACTGGTTTTTGTCGCCGCCAACGCGACGGTACCGCTTTATATCCTCTGGCAACGGCAAATGGGTTTTCCCACCTCCGGCATCAGTTACATTTTTATCTGCTATAACCTTGGCGTGCTGTTATCGCTGCTGATTGCCGGCCGGCTGTCGGATATCCATGGCCGGCGCGCGGTGCTGGTGCCGGCGCTGTTCGTGGCCATCGCCGCCTGCGTCTGCTTCGCCTTTGCGCAGAATATGCTGTGGCTGGCGGCCGGGCGGTTATTGATCGGATTTGCCAGCGGGGCTTTCGCCAGCGCCGGCACCGCGGCGGTGATTGAAGCGGGGGTTCGGCGCGGCTACCGGTTCGCCCCGTTGGTGGCCAGCTTTACCACGGTCATGGCTTTCGGCGTCGGTCCCTTGCTGTCCGGCGCTTTCGCCCAGTTCGCCCCGCTGCCCACCAGCCTGATTTTCCTGCTGCTTATCCCCTGTCTGGCGGCGGTGTCGTTTTCGGTATTGCGCATCCCGCCGCCGGCGCCGGTAGCCGGGACCAGGAAACAATCCTGGTTTCAACTACCGCGGCTGCCCGAGCACAACCGGGGAATTATCCTGCTGGCAATCATGATATTCTCCGGGCCCTTTGCCCTGTCGGCCCTGTTTATCTCCCTCGGACCGAGCCTGCTGGCGAGCCTGTTGCACAATGACAGCCGTCTGCTGGCGGGCGCCTGCGCCTTTGTGGTATTCGGCGCCGGCGCCATGGCTCAGCTCACCCTGCGCCGCTGGCGCCTGTTCACTACCCTGCTGGTGAGCCAGCTGCTCGGTCTGCTGGCGGTGGCACTGGTGGTGAGCGCCGAATATCAGGCCTCCATCGGCTTGCTGCTGGCCGCGGCCCTGAGCGCCGGTTTCGCCCAAAGCCTGTCGCAGTTCGCCGGTATTACGCTTATCAAGCAGTACGCGCCGCCGGACGAGCTGGCGGGGGTCACCGGCACGTTTTTTTTCGGCGGCTATATCACCGCCGGCATAACCGTCGGCGTCATGGGCTTTGCGGCGAATACCTGGGGACTGCAAATCGGCAGTGAACTGTTCGTTGCGCTGTGCATGCTGGTGATGTTCGCCGCCCTGGCCGGGACCCTGAAAGTCATGGGCAAGTCCCTGCCGGCATAA